The segment GGGACGCCATCCTTCCGAGTGTGTGCGACCGGTGGACTTCGAGTGATGGCTTCGTTACCGATCGGCAATCGGAACGCCGCGCAGCACCCCCTCGACGCAAACCCGGACGTGCCGGCTCGGGTCCGCGCGCAGCCCGGCGATCAGCTTCCACCCCTCCGGAGTCCCCAGCGGTGCAAGCGACTTGACGGCCCGTGTGCGGACCGGCCCGGCACTCCGGAGAGCCGGCCGTCGAGGGGGTGACCGCGGCGCCGGCCTCCCCGACGGGAAAGCCCGGTGCGGGTTCGAACGGAAGTGCTGCATTCACCGGGCTTCAGGCGGGGAGGATCATGCGGGACTACGTGGCGGGGATCGGCCGGACGATCGCGGTGCGCGCGGTGGTGGGGACGTTCGTCCTGGTGGGCGGGCTGTTCTGGCACGCGGTGCAGGACCCGGGCGGACGGGCGGACGGGGCGCGGACCGAGGACGGCGGGCCCGCCGTGTGCCGCCCGATCCAGGAGGGCGAGCCGGCCGGCTACCCGGCGATGTGCGCCGCGCTGAACCGCCCCGGCCTGGCGGAGCTGGTCGGCGCCCCGGGCGAGCGCGTGGTGTCCGCCGGGGTCGGCTCCTACTCGCCGTGGGAGACCGGGGCGGCGCAGGTGCAGGTCGGCAAGGTGAAGGCCGCGGTGTCCGAGAGCCGCACCGTCCCGTACGACCTGCTGCTGGACAGCGCCCGGGTGAGCGCCCGCGAGGTGGCGCCGGTGGCCGGGCGGCCCGCGGTCGCCTACGCGGAGCAGCTGCACTGGATGACCGTCAACCTCGGTACCGGCGGCTCGGGTCCGGGCTCGGGCTCGGGTTCCGGCCGGGTCTCCGTGCCCCAGGGCGACCCCGGCACGGCGTACCACCTGATGGTGGCCCGGAACGCGGACGGCAGCGGCGGCTCCCTCGAAGTCTCCCTGTGGCGGGAGGACGGCGGTTTCGCGGACAGCGGCCTGCTGCCCGCGCTGGCCGAGAAGCTGATGGCCGACCTGGACGGCTGGAACGCGCCCCCGCTCCCGGCCGAGCCGGGACAGCCGACCCGCCCGCCCCGGCCCTCCCCGTCCCCGACCCCGTTCCGGCCGTTCGGCGGGCGCTGAGCCGGGGCCCGGGCCCGGGCCTCGCGCTACTGGCGGTAGGTGGCCAGGAAGCGGCCGATCCGGTTGATCGCGGTCTCCAGTTCGTCGGCGCGCGGGAGGGTGACGAAGCGGAAGTGGTCGGGGCGGGGCCAGTTGAAGCCGGTGCCCTGGACGATGTGGATCTTCTCGCGGAGCAGCAGGTCGAGGACGAAGCGCTCGTCGTCGACGATCCGGTGCACGGCGGGGTCGAGCTTGGCGAAGGCGTACAGGGCGCCCTTGGGCTTGACGCAGGAGACGCCGGGGATCTCGTTCAGGGCGCGCCAGGTGACGTCGCGCTGTTCGGTGAGCCGGCCGTTGGGCAGCACCAGGTCGTTGATGGACTGCCGGCCGCCGAGCGCGGCCTGCACGGCGTACTGGGCGGGCACGTTGGGGCACAGCCGCATCGCGGCCAGCATGGTGAGGCCCTCCAGGTAGTCCTTGGCGTGCTCCTTGGGGCCGGAGACCACCAGCCAGCCGCTGCGGAAGCCGGCCACCCGGTACGCCTTGGACAGGCCGTTGAAGGTGAGGGTGACCACGTCGTCGGCGAGGGCGGCGAGGCAGTGGTGCTCGGCGTCGTCGTAGAGGATCTTGTCGTAGATCTCGTCGGCGAAGACCAGCAGGTGGTGGCGGCGGGCCAGGTCGAGGATGCCCTCCAGCAGTTCCTTCGGGTAGACCGCGCCGGTCGGGTTGTTCGGGTTGATCACCACGATGGCCTTGGTGCGGTGGGTGATCTTGGCGGCGATGTCGTCCAGGTCCGGGTACCAGTCGGACTCCTCGTCGCACAGGTAGTGCACCGCCTTGCCGCCGGCGAACCGGACCACGGCCGTCCACAGCGGGAAGTCCGGCGCCGGGACGAGCACCTCGTCGCCGTCGTCCACCAGCGCCTGGACGGCCATCTGGATCAGCTCGGAGGCGCCGTTGCCCAGGTAGACGTCGTCCACGCCGACGCCCGGGACGCCGCGCTGCTGGTAGTACTGCACGACGGCGCGGCGGGCGGGGAGGATGCCGCGGGCGTCGGAGTAGCCGTGCGCGTTGGGCAGGTTGCGGATGATGTCCTGGAGGATCTCCTCCGGGGCCTCGAAGCCGAACGGGGCCGGGTTGCCGGTGTTCAGCCGCAGCACGCTGTGGCCGGCCTCCTCCAGCGCGTTGGCGGTGTCGACGACCGGGCCCCGGATCTCGTAGCACACGTCCTTCAGCTTGCTGGACTGGCGAAACTCCATCAGCGGCCTCCCGACCCGTCACCGAGCCCCTGCGGCCGGCTTGCTTCGTTCTACCAAGTGAGCACTTGGAAAGTCCAACCTATTGGCTATGCTGACGGCATGCCACGCCGAAGCTACGACCAGTACTGCGCCGTCGCCCGCGCCCTGGACGCGGTCGGGGAGCGCTGGAGCCTCCTGATCGTCCGTGAACTCCTCGGCGGACCGCGCCGCTACACCGACCTGCACGCCGACCTGCCCGGCGTCTCCACCGACATCCTCGCCACCCGGCTCAAGCAGCTGGAGGGCGAGGGCCTGGTCGAGCGCCGCCGCCTGGAGCGCCCCGCCAACGCCACCGTCTACGAACTCACCCCCCGCGGCGCCGACCTGCGCCCCGTCGTCGAGGCGCTCGCCCGCTGGGGCGGCCCCGACCTGGGCGAACCGCGGCCCACCGACGCCGTCCGTGCGCACTGGTACACCGCCGCCGACTGAACCCCGTCCCGCCTCCAACTCCTGAGCCCACCTTGAGGCTTGACGAACCCTCTGCCGGGTAGCCTGACGCCATCCGGGTCGCCGCACCGGCCCCGGAGACGGACGGGGGTCCCCACCATGCCGCGCCTGCTCGCACTCGCCGCCTCGGCCGCCCGCGCGGCCACCCGCCCGTTCCGGTCCGGGCGCCGGGCGTACGACCACGCCGAGGCCCACCGCGCCGAGGTCGACCGCGCCGCGGCGGTCTCCCGCCACCACCGCTCCGCCCACCACAGCTGGACGGGCGGCGGCCCGGCCCAGTAGGCCCGGCGCACCCGTGTCCGGCGAGCGCCGTGTCCCGCAGGGCCGGTGCGGCGCCGCGAACCGCGCCTCCGGCGGGCCCGGCGTGCGTCAGGCCGCCCGGGCCTGCGGCCGCGGCGCCTCGGACACGGTGGCGTCGATCTCGAAGACCTTCACCAGCCCGGTGGTCCGGAGCACCTTCAGGAGGCGCGGCTCGGTCACCGCGAGGACGAGCGTGCCGCCCTCGCCC is part of the Kitasatospora cineracea genome and harbors:
- a CDS encoding pyridoxal phosphate-dependent aminotransferase gives rise to the protein MEFRQSSKLKDVCYEIRGPVVDTANALEEAGHSVLRLNTGNPAPFGFEAPEEILQDIIRNLPNAHGYSDARGILPARRAVVQYYQQRGVPGVGVDDVYLGNGASELIQMAVQALVDDGDEVLVPAPDFPLWTAVVRFAGGKAVHYLCDEESDWYPDLDDIAAKITHRTKAIVVINPNNPTGAVYPKELLEGILDLARRHHLLVFADEIYDKILYDDAEHHCLAALADDVVTLTFNGLSKAYRVAGFRSGWLVVSGPKEHAKDYLEGLTMLAAMRLCPNVPAQYAVQAALGGRQSINDLVLPNGRLTEQRDVTWRALNEIPGVSCVKPKGALYAFAKLDPAVHRIVDDERFVLDLLLREKIHIVQGTGFNWPRPDHFRFVTLPRADELETAINRIGRFLATYRQ
- a CDS encoding DUF6215 domain-containing protein, which codes for MRDYVAGIGRTIAVRAVVGTFVLVGGLFWHAVQDPGGRADGARTEDGGPAVCRPIQEGEPAGYPAMCAALNRPGLAELVGAPGERVVSAGVGSYSPWETGAAQVQVGKVKAAVSESRTVPYDLLLDSARVSAREVAPVAGRPAVAYAEQLHWMTVNLGTGGSGPGSGSGSGRVSVPQGDPGTAYHLMVARNADGSGGSLEVSLWREDGGFADSGLLPALAEKLMADLDGWNAPPLPAEPGQPTRPPRPSPSPTPFRPFGGR